A region of Streptomyces deccanensis DNA encodes the following proteins:
- a CDS encoding sugar ABC transporter ATP-binding protein, with protein MAEPRPVLEMTGIVKEFPGVRALSGVDFRLFPGEIHALMGENGAGKSTLIKVLTGVYSLDGGTVTLDGKSVRFGSPLQAQQAGISTVYQEVNLCPNLSVAENIFIGREPTRAGRIQWKRMRKEAAEMVDRLGLDIDVTAPLSAYPLAVQQLVAIVRSVGHGDSDGEGSGTKVLVLDEPTSSLDRDEVLELFRLMRRLRDEGVAILFVSHFLDQIYEICDRMTVLRNGTLVGEHMVRDLDQVGLIELMIGKALDQLEELHEHQLRSDVGETLVAAEGLGRTGGIAPFDLEIKKGEVVGLAGLLGSGRTELARLLFGADQPDSGKVTVGGKQVSMSAPNDAIGAGVAFCSENRKTEGLVPDLTVRENIILALQASRGWTRPIPASQRDELVAKYIKALDIRPANPEARVGQLSGGNQQKVLLARWLITQPKLLILDEPTRGIDIGAKAEIQKLVVSLSEDGMSVLYIAAELEEVLRLSHTIGVLRDRKLVARLTNGPEITTSKILETIASGEHQ; from the coding sequence ATGGCAGAGCCGCGGCCCGTCCTGGAGATGACGGGCATAGTCAAGGAATTTCCGGGGGTACGGGCTCTGTCGGGCGTCGACTTCCGGCTCTTCCCCGGCGAGATCCACGCCCTGATGGGCGAGAACGGAGCCGGGAAATCCACCCTCATCAAGGTGCTGACGGGGGTCTACTCCCTGGACGGCGGCACCGTCACCCTCGACGGGAAGTCCGTGCGCTTCGGCAGCCCGCTGCAGGCGCAGCAGGCCGGCATCAGCACGGTCTACCAGGAGGTCAACCTCTGCCCCAACCTCTCGGTGGCGGAGAACATCTTCATCGGCCGTGAACCCACCCGCGCGGGCCGCATCCAGTGGAAGCGGATGCGCAAGGAGGCCGCGGAGATGGTCGACCGGCTCGGCCTCGACATCGACGTCACCGCGCCGCTGTCCGCGTACCCGCTGGCCGTGCAGCAACTGGTCGCGATCGTACGGTCGGTGGGCCACGGCGACAGCGACGGCGAGGGCTCCGGCACCAAGGTCCTCGTCCTGGACGAGCCCACCTCCAGCCTCGACCGCGACGAGGTCCTCGAACTGTTCCGCCTGATGCGGCGGCTGCGGGACGAGGGCGTCGCCATCCTCTTCGTCTCGCACTTCCTGGACCAGATCTACGAGATCTGCGACCGGATGACGGTGCTGCGCAACGGCACCCTGGTCGGCGAGCACATGGTCCGCGACCTCGACCAGGTCGGGCTGATCGAGCTGATGATCGGCAAGGCCCTGGACCAGCTGGAGGAGCTCCACGAGCACCAGCTGCGCTCCGACGTCGGCGAGACCCTGGTCGCCGCCGAGGGCCTCGGCCGCACCGGCGGCATCGCCCCCTTCGACCTGGAGATCAAGAAGGGCGAGGTCGTCGGCCTCGCCGGTCTCCTCGGCTCGGGCCGCACCGAACTCGCCCGGCTGCTCTTCGGCGCCGACCAGCCCGACAGCGGCAAGGTCACCGTGGGCGGCAAGCAGGTCTCGATGAGCGCCCCGAACGACGCCATCGGCGCCGGGGTCGCGTTCTGCTCGGAGAACCGCAAGACCGAGGGCCTGGTCCCCGATCTGACGGTCCGGGAGAACATCATCCTGGCCCTCCAGGCGTCCCGCGGCTGGACCCGGCCCATCCCGGCGAGCCAGCGCGACGAACTGGTCGCCAAGTACATCAAGGCGCTGGACATCCGCCCCGCCAACCCGGAGGCCCGGGTCGGCCAGCTCAGCGGCGGCAACCAGCAGAAGGTGCTGCTCGCCCGCTGGCTGATCACCCAGCCGAAGCTGCTGATCCTGGACGAGCCGACGCGCGGCATCGACATCGGCGCGAAGGCGGAGATCCAGAAGCTGGTCGTCTCCCTCTCCGAGGACGGCATGTCCGTCCTCTACATCGCGGCCGAACTGGAGGAGGTCCTCCGCCTCAGCCACACCATCGGCGTCCTGCGCGACCGCAAGCTGGTGGCCCGCCTCACCAACGGGCCGGAGATCACCACCAGCAAGATCCTGGAGACCATCGCGAGCGGAGAACACCAGTGA
- a CDS encoding ABC transporter substrate-binding protein translates to MLNRRNFLTAAIGVAAAGTLAACAKEDEGSGGNAGSGGSKKITLGFSQVGSESGWRSANTDSVKSAAKEAGYKLQFSDAQQKQENQISAIRSFIAQKVDVIAFSPVVVTGWDAVLKEAQAAKIPVVLTDRSVESDESLFVTLVGSDFTDEGRRAAKILEKVLEKAGHKGKVKIAQLEGTTGAAPAIERAKGFKEIMDAEHKGDWEIVVSQTGDFTRAGGKQVMAAFLQSNPDINVLYAHNDDMGLGAIQAIEAAGKKPGKDILIVTVDGVKDGFIAMSEGKINAIVECNPLLGPQLMEVVQKVHDGEKVERWIKTEESDFMQDQAKDALPTRKY, encoded by the coding sequence ATGCTCAACAGACGGAACTTCCTGACCGCGGCGATCGGCGTGGCGGCGGCGGGCACCCTGGCGGCCTGTGCCAAGGAGGACGAGGGCTCCGGCGGGAACGCCGGTTCCGGCGGCAGCAAGAAGATCACCCTCGGCTTCTCCCAGGTCGGTTCCGAGAGCGGCTGGCGCAGCGCCAACACCGACTCCGTGAAGTCGGCGGCCAAGGAGGCGGGCTACAAGCTGCAGTTCTCCGACGCGCAGCAGAAGCAGGAGAACCAGATCTCCGCGATCCGCAGCTTCATCGCGCAGAAGGTGGACGTCATCGCCTTCTCGCCGGTGGTCGTCACCGGCTGGGACGCCGTCCTCAAGGAGGCCCAGGCGGCGAAGATCCCGGTCGTCCTGACCGACCGGTCCGTCGAGAGCGACGAGTCCCTCTTCGTCACCCTGGTCGGCTCCGACTTCACCGACGAGGGCCGCCGCGCCGCCAAGATCCTGGAGAAGGTCCTGGAGAAGGCCGGCCACAAGGGCAAGGTGAAGATCGCCCAGCTGGAGGGCACCACCGGTGCCGCCCCGGCGATCGAGCGCGCCAAGGGCTTCAAGGAGATCATGGACGCCGAGCACAAGGGTGACTGGGAGATCGTCGTCAGCCAGACCGGCGACTTCACCCGCGCCGGCGGCAAGCAGGTCATGGCGGCCTTCCTGCAGTCCAACCCGGACATCAACGTCCTCTACGCGCACAACGACGACATGGGCCTCGGCGCCATCCAGGCCATCGAGGCGGCCGGCAAGAAGCCCGGCAAGGACATCCTCATCGTCACGGTCGACGGTGTGAAGGACGGCTTCATCGCGATGTCCGAAGGCAAGATCAACGCGATCGTCGAGTGCAACCCGCTGCTCGGCCCCCAGCTGATGGAGGTCGTGCAGAAGGTCCACGACGGCGAGAAGGTCGAGCGCTGGATCAAGACCGAGGAGAGCGACTTCATGCAGGACCAGGCCAAGGACGCGCTCCCCACCCGTAAGTACTGA
- a CDS encoding LacI family DNA-binding transcriptional regulator: MTHSQLRPPTMADVARQAGVSHQTVSRVLGDHPNVRDETRAKVLRAIEEMGYRRNFSARALATRRTQTLGVVASNTTLYGPASTLFALEEAARAEGYLVSTVSLRELTVQALSEALDRLSEGGVEGVIALAPQRSAVAALAELRHPFPVVAVGTGSGAEIPSVNVDQHLGARLATGHLLAAGHRKVWHLAGPEYWQEAADRTAGWRATLEEAGVEPPQPLRGDWSPLSGYRAGQELAGWVGRGLTAVFVANDQMALGVLRALREAGVRTPQDVAVVGFDDIPESEFFAPPLTTVRQDFATVGQRSIALLLDLIEGRAPSVSRVAIEPQLVVRASTFPYVPLAGTAPG; this comes from the coding sequence GTGACCCACTCGCAGCTGCGGCCGCCCACCATGGCCGACGTCGCCCGCCAGGCCGGGGTGTCCCACCAGACCGTGTCCCGTGTGCTGGGGGACCACCCCAACGTGCGGGACGAGACCCGGGCCAAGGTGCTCCGGGCGATCGAGGAGATGGGCTACCGCCGTAACTTCTCCGCCCGGGCCCTGGCCACCCGACGCACCCAGACCCTGGGCGTGGTCGCCTCCAACACCACGCTCTACGGCCCGGCCAGCACGCTGTTCGCGCTGGAGGAGGCCGCGCGGGCCGAGGGATACCTCGTCTCGACGGTGAGTCTGCGCGAACTGACCGTCCAGGCGCTGTCCGAGGCCCTGGACCGGCTCAGCGAGGGTGGGGTGGAGGGAGTGATCGCCCTCGCCCCGCAGCGGTCGGCGGTCGCCGCCCTCGCCGAACTCCGGCACCCCTTCCCGGTGGTGGCCGTGGGCACCGGCTCCGGCGCGGAGATCCCGAGCGTCAACGTGGATCAGCACCTCGGCGCGCGGCTGGCCACCGGCCATCTGCTCGCCGCCGGCCACCGCAAGGTCTGGCACCTCGCCGGACCCGAGTACTGGCAGGAGGCCGCCGACCGGACCGCCGGCTGGCGGGCCACCCTCGAGGAGGCGGGCGTCGAACCGCCGCAGCCGCTGCGGGGGGACTGGAGTCCGCTCTCGGGCTACCGGGCGGGCCAGGAATTGGCCGGCTGGGTGGGCCGCGGCCTGACCGCCGTCTTCGTCGCCAACGACCAGATGGCACTGGGGGTGTTGCGAGCCCTGCGCGAGGCGGGCGTGCGGACCCCGCAGGACGTGGCGGTGGTCGGCTTCGACGACATCCCGGAGTCGGAGTTCTTCGCCCCGCCGCTCACCACTGTCCGACAGGACTTCGCCACGGTGGGCCAGCGGAGCATCGCCCTGCTGCTGGACCTCATCGAGGGCCGGGCCCCCTCCGTCTCCCGGGTCGCCATCGAACCCCAGCTCGTCGTCCGCGCCAGCACCTTCCCGTACGTCCCCCTGGCGGGGACCGCTCCGGGCTGA
- a CDS encoding mandelate racemase/muconate lactonizing enzyme family protein produces MRITGISTHVVGTPWRNLTYVLVHTDEGLTGVGETRMLGHTDALLGYLHEAKTNHILGSDPFAVEDLVKRMKYGDYGRAGEIVMSGIAVIEMACWDIKGKALGVPVWQLLGGKVTDKVKAYANGWYTTERTPEAYHKAAQGVMERGYKALKIDPFGTGHFELDHEQSLYAVSLIEAVRDAIGPDAELMLEMHGRFSPSTAVRLAKDLAPFKPAWLEEPVPPENLKALEKVAAKVDMPVATGERIHDRIEFRELFESQAVDIIQPDVGHIGGIWETRKLAATAETHYMLVAPHNVGGPVLTAASLQVGFTAPNFKILEHFNDFADADIKKVVSGAPEVVDGYFHLSDKPGLGVELDVDAAAEFPQQQARFDLWAEGWEQRKPKGTA; encoded by the coding sequence GTGCGCATCACGGGAATCAGCACGCACGTGGTCGGGACGCCGTGGCGAAACCTGACCTACGTCCTCGTGCACACCGACGAGGGTCTCACCGGAGTCGGCGAGACCCGCATGCTGGGCCACACCGACGCGCTGCTCGGCTATCTGCACGAGGCGAAGACCAACCACATTCTCGGCTCCGACCCGTTCGCTGTCGAGGATCTGGTCAAGCGCATGAAGTACGGCGACTACGGGCGCGCCGGCGAGATCGTGATGTCCGGCATCGCCGTCATCGAGATGGCCTGCTGGGACATCAAGGGCAAGGCCCTCGGCGTCCCGGTCTGGCAGCTGCTGGGCGGCAAGGTCACCGACAAGGTCAAGGCGTACGCCAACGGCTGGTACACCACCGAGCGGACGCCCGAGGCGTACCACAAGGCGGCGCAGGGTGTGATGGAGCGCGGCTACAAGGCGCTCAAGATCGACCCCTTCGGGACCGGCCACTTCGAGCTGGACCACGAGCAGAGCCTGTACGCCGTCTCGCTGATCGAGGCCGTGCGCGACGCCATCGGGCCGGACGCCGAGCTGATGCTGGAGATGCACGGCCGCTTCTCGCCCTCGACCGCCGTGCGGCTCGCCAAGGACCTGGCACCCTTCAAGCCCGCGTGGCTGGAGGAGCCGGTGCCCCCGGAGAACCTGAAGGCGCTGGAGAAGGTCGCCGCCAAGGTCGACATGCCGGTGGCCACGGGCGAGCGGATCCACGACCGCATCGAGTTCCGCGAGCTCTTCGAGAGCCAGGCCGTGGACATCATCCAGCCGGACGTCGGTCACATCGGCGGCATCTGGGAGACCCGCAAGCTGGCCGCCACGGCGGAGACCCACTACATGCTGGTCGCGCCGCACAACGTGGGCGGCCCGGTGCTGACGGCGGCCTCCCTCCAGGTCGGTTTCACCGCCCCGAACTTCAAGATCCTCGAGCACTTCAACGACTTCGCGGACGCGGACATCAAGAAGGTCGTCTCGGGTGCCCCGGAGGTCGTGGACGGCTACTTCCACCTCTCCGACAAGCCCGGCCTCGGCGTCGAGCTGGACGTGGACGCGGCGGCGGAGTTCCCGCAGCAGCAGGCGCGCTTCGACCTGTGGGCCGAGGGCTGGGAGCAGCGCAAGCCCAAGGGGACCGCGTGA
- a CDS encoding zinc-dependent alcohol dehydrogenase, whose amino-acid sequence MSASPDAADSGTPAVAVVIEAPGEHRLVPHEARQPAAGEALVRVHASGICGSDREVFQGNRPEGYVRYPLTPGHEWSGTVVEVGAGVPSTLVGRKVVGEGFRNCQVCDRCHAGETTLCSAGYEETGFTQPGAMATTLTLPARLLHVLPDDADLTAAALLEPAACIAAAALKANAVPGERVAVVGTGTLGMFAVQFLKAASPAELLVVGTRPDRAELSKRFGATDFRTKDQDLPGDFDVVIETAGSADAARTAAALLRRGGRLVLTGIPAPGADGLDPTDLVVRQLEVHTVFGAAPDAWAHTVRVFGAGLLDPLPLVTHELPLAEFPQAIELVGSGDPTVGKVLLRP is encoded by the coding sequence GTGAGCGCCTCGCCCGACGCGGCCGACTCCGGCACGCCGGCCGTCGCCGTCGTCATCGAGGCGCCGGGCGAGCATCGGCTCGTCCCGCACGAGGCGCGGCAGCCGGCGGCCGGCGAGGCCCTGGTCCGGGTGCACGCCTCCGGGATCTGCGGCAGCGACCGCGAGGTCTTCCAGGGCAACCGGCCGGAGGGGTACGTCCGCTACCCGCTCACCCCGGGCCACGAGTGGTCCGGGACGGTTGTCGAGGTCGGCGCCGGAGTTCCTTCAACTCTTGTAGGGCGCAAGGTCGTTGGCGAAGGTTTCCGGAACTGCCAGGTGTGCGACCGCTGCCACGCGGGCGAGACCACCCTGTGCTCCGCGGGGTACGAGGAGACCGGGTTCACCCAGCCCGGCGCGATGGCCACGACCCTCACCCTGCCCGCCCGTCTGCTGCACGTCCTGCCGGACGACGCGGATCTGACGGCGGCGGCGCTGCTGGAGCCGGCCGCGTGCATCGCGGCCGCCGCGCTCAAGGCGAACGCCGTTCCGGGTGAGCGGGTCGCCGTGGTGGGCACCGGGACGCTCGGAATGTTCGCCGTTCAGTTCTTGAAGGCGGCCTCCCCCGCCGAACTGCTCGTCGTGGGCACCCGGCCGGACCGCGCGGAGCTGTCGAAGCGTTTCGGCGCGACGGACTTCCGGACGAAGGACCAGGACCTGCCGGGCGACTTCGACGTGGTCATCGAGACCGCCGGGTCCGCGGACGCGGCGCGCACGGCCGCCGCCCTGCTGCGGCGCGGCGGACGGCTGGTCCTGACGGGCATCCCGGCGCCGGGCGCGGACGGGCTCGACCCGACCGATCTCGTCGTCCGGCAGCTGGAGGTGCACACGGTGTTCGGCGCGGCGCCGGACGCGTGGGCGCACACGGTGCGGGTCTTCGGAGCCGGACTGCTGGACCCGCTGCCGCTCGTCACGCACGAGCTGCCGCTGGCGGAGTTCCCGCAGGCCATCGAGCTGGTGGGGTCCGGCGACCCGACGGTCGGCAAGGTCCTGCTGCGGCCATGA
- the chvE gene encoding multiple monosaccharide ABC transporter substrate-binding protein yields the protein MRTRRAALAAIASAASLALTLSACGQSGEGGSKEESGSTEGATIGISMPTKSSERWIADGDNVVKDLKSKGYKTQLVFGEDDPAKQVSQIENMITQGVKALIVAAIDNKSMNNVLQQAKDANIPVISYDRLILGTENVDYYASFDNEKVGELQANYIVEKLGLKDGSKKGPFNIELFAGSNDDNNTRYFFNGAMNVLKPFIDKKQLVVKSGETDITKVTTLRWDGATAQRRMDDILTKDYKSGKVDAVLSPYDGISIGILSALKSDGYGSKDKPLPIVTGQDAEVASVKSIIADEQSMTVYKDTRELAKVASNMVDALLNDKKPETNDTETYDNGSKVVPAYLLEPVAVDKTNYQKVVVDSGYIKAGDLK from the coding sequence ATGCGCACTCGCCGAGCCGCACTCGCCGCCATAGCCTCCGCCGCATCCCTGGCCCTCACCCTGTCCGCCTGCGGCCAGAGCGGTGAGGGTGGCAGCAAGGAGGAGAGCGGCAGCACGGAGGGCGCCACCATCGGCATCTCGATGCCGACCAAGTCCTCCGAGCGCTGGATCGCCGACGGCGACAACGTGGTCAAGGACCTGAAGTCCAAGGGCTACAAGACCCAGCTGGTCTTCGGCGAGGACGACCCCGCCAAGCAGGTCTCCCAGATCGAGAACATGATCACGCAGGGCGTGAAGGCCCTGATCGTCGCGGCGATCGACAACAAGTCGATGAACAACGTGCTCCAGCAGGCCAAGGACGCGAACATCCCGGTCATCTCCTACGACCGCCTGATCCTCGGCACCGAGAACGTCGACTACTACGCCTCCTTCGACAACGAGAAGGTCGGCGAGCTCCAGGCCAACTACATCGTCGAGAAGCTCGGCCTGAAGGACGGCTCCAAGAAGGGCCCGTTCAACATCGAGCTCTTCGCCGGCTCCAACGACGACAACAACACCCGCTACTTCTTCAACGGCGCGATGAACGTCCTCAAGCCGTTCATCGACAAGAAGCAGCTGGTCGTGAAGTCCGGCGAGACCGACATCACCAAGGTCACCACCCTGCGCTGGGACGGCGCCACCGCCCAGCGCCGCATGGACGACATCCTGACCAAGGACTACAAGAGCGGCAAGGTCGACGCCGTTCTCTCGCCGTACGACGGCATCTCCATCGGCATCCTCTCCGCGCTGAAGTCCGACGGCTACGGCTCCAAGGACAAGCCGCTGCCGATCGTCACGGGCCAGGACGCCGAGGTCGCCTCGGTGAAGTCGATCATCGCGGACGAGCAGTCGATGACCGTCTACAAGGACACCCGCGAGCTCGCCAAGGTGGCCTCGAACATGGTCGACGCGCTGCTGAACGACAAGAAGCCCGAGACCAACGACACCGAGACCTACGACAACGGCTCCAAGGTCGTCCCGGCCTACCTGCTTGAGCCGGTCGCCGTCGACAAGACCAACTACCAGAAGGTCGTCGTCGACTCCGGCTACATCAAGGCCGGCGACCTCAAGTAA
- the mmsA gene encoding multiple monosaccharide ABC transporter ATP-binding protein, protein MAGPVLEMRSIVKTFPGVKALSDVTLTVRQGEVHAICGENGAGKSTLMKVLSGVHPHGSYEGEILFEGEVCEFKDIRASEQRGIVIIHQELALSPYLSLAENIFLGNEHAKGGFIDWRETLRHATQLLRRVGLDDHPETRVTDIGVGKQQLVEIAKALSKKVKLLILDEPTAALNDEDSGKLLDLILELKKQGITSIIISHKLNEIRKVADSVTIIRDGKSIETLDVKAAETTEDRIISGMVGRDLDNRFPDRTPHETEVDAAPALEIRDWTVLHPIDQQRKVVDNVSIHVRRGEIVGIAGLMGAGRTELAMSVFGRTYGRYAGGTVLKDGTEIRTKSVAEAVKHGIAYVTEDRKHYGLNLIDTINRNISLTALNKVAKRGVVDEHEERQVAERYRKTMNIKAPTVFEPVGKLSGGNQQKVVLSKWIFAGPDVLILDEPTRGIDVGAKYEIYTVIDKLAAEGKAVVFISSELPELLGMCDRVYTMAAGRLTGEFSRAEATQESLMRQMTKDKEVTR, encoded by the coding sequence ATGGCGGGACCCGTCCTGGAAATGCGCTCGATCGTCAAGACCTTTCCCGGCGTCAAGGCGCTGTCGGACGTCACCCTGACCGTCCGCCAGGGCGAGGTCCACGCCATCTGCGGTGAGAACGGCGCCGGGAAGTCCACCTTGATGAAGGTGCTCTCCGGCGTCCATCCGCACGGCAGCTACGAGGGCGAGATCCTCTTCGAGGGAGAGGTCTGCGAGTTCAAGGACATCCGCGCGAGCGAGCAGCGCGGCATCGTCATCATCCACCAGGAGCTGGCGCTGTCGCCGTACCTCTCCCTGGCGGAGAACATCTTCCTCGGCAACGAGCACGCCAAGGGCGGGTTCATCGACTGGCGGGAGACCCTGCGGCACGCGACGCAGCTGCTGCGCAGGGTCGGTCTCGACGACCACCCCGAGACCCGGGTCACCGACATCGGTGTGGGCAAGCAGCAGCTGGTGGAGATCGCCAAGGCCCTGTCCAAGAAGGTGAAGCTGCTCATCCTGGACGAGCCGACCGCCGCCCTGAACGACGAGGACAGCGGCAAACTCCTCGATCTGATCCTGGAGTTGAAGAAGCAGGGCATCACCTCGATCATCATTTCCCACAAGCTCAACGAGATCCGCAAGGTCGCCGACTCGGTGACGATCATCCGCGACGGGAAGTCGATCGAGACGCTCGACGTCAAGGCGGCGGAGACCACCGAGGACCGCATCATCAGCGGCATGGTGGGCCGCGACCTCGACAACCGCTTCCCCGACCGCACCCCGCACGAGACGGAGGTGGACGCGGCACCGGCCCTGGAGATCCGCGACTGGACCGTGCTCCACCCCATCGACCAGCAGCGCAAGGTCGTCGACAACGTGTCGATCCATGTGCGGCGCGGGGAGATCGTCGGGATCGCGGGCCTCATGGGCGCCGGCCGCACGGAACTCGCGATGAGCGTCTTCGGCCGGACCTACGGCCGCTACGCGGGCGGCACGGTCCTGAAGGACGGCACGGAGATCCGTACGAAGTCGGTCGCCGAGGCCGTCAAGCACGGCATCGCGTACGTGACCGAGGACCGCAAGCACTACGGCCTCAACCTGATCGACACGATCAACCGGAACATCTCGCTGACCGCCCTGAACAAGGTCGCCAAGCGGGGCGTCGTCGACGAGCACGAGGAACGCCAGGTCGCCGAGCGCTACCGCAAGACCATGAACATCAAGGCACCGACGGTGTTCGAGCCGGTCGGCAAGCTGTCCGGCGGCAACCAGCAGAAGGTCGTCCTCAGCAAGTGGATCTTCGCGGGTCCCGATGTGCTGATCCTGGACGAGCCGACGCGCGGTATCGACGTCGGCGCCAAGTACGAGATCTACACGGTCATCGACAAGCTTGCCGCCGAAGGCAAGGCGGTCGTCTTCATCTCCTCCGAGCTGCCGGAGCTCCTCGGGATGTGCGACCGCGTCTACACCATGGCGGCGGGACGGCTGACAGGCGAGTTCTCGCGTGCCGAGGCCACGCAGGAATCGCTGATGCGCCAGATGACGAAGGACAAAGAGGTAACCCGATGA
- the mmsB gene encoding multiple monosaccharide ABC transporter permease — MSTDVTAKSPAPAPPGGTGSATGGGLLQLMLDGMRRNMRQYGMLIALGLIVAFFAILTDGDLLLPRNVSNLVLQNSYILILAIGMMLVIVAGHIDLSVGSLTAFVGAFAAVLTVQHDLPWPVAVVLCLLAGAVAGAAQGFFIAYLGIPSFIVTLAGMLVFRGVTEILLEGQTLGPFPDGLQKMGNGFLPEVGPTTNYHNITLLLGFTLIAFVVIQEMRDRKRQQEFALDVAPRNIFLLKLVAITAALLTVTMLLASYKGAPIILLVLGALVVGYGYLMRNSVFGRHIYAIGGNLPAAKLSGVKDKKVTFLVFVNMGVLAALAGLAIAARLNAASPKAGLSYELEAIASAFIGGASMSGGVGTVLGAIIGGLVLGVLNNGMNLLSVGTDWQQVIKGLALLAAVGFDVWNKRKSGS; from the coding sequence ATGAGCACGGATGTGACCGCCAAGAGCCCGGCCCCGGCGCCGCCGGGCGGCACCGGATCGGCCACGGGCGGCGGCCTGTTGCAGCTGATGCTGGACGGTATGCGCCGCAACATGCGGCAGTACGGCATGCTGATCGCCCTCGGCCTGATCGTGGCCTTCTTCGCGATCCTGACCGACGGCGACCTGCTGCTGCCGCGCAACGTCTCCAACCTGGTCCTGCAGAACAGCTACATCCTGATCCTCGCGATCGGCATGATGCTGGTGATCGTCGCGGGCCACATCGACCTGTCGGTCGGTTCGCTCACCGCCTTCGTGGGCGCGTTCGCGGCCGTCCTGACGGTGCAGCACGACCTGCCCTGGCCGGTCGCCGTGGTGCTCTGTCTGCTGGCGGGCGCGGTCGCGGGCGCGGCACAAGGGTTCTTCATCGCGTATCTCGGCATACCGTCGTTCATCGTCACCCTCGCCGGCATGCTCGTCTTCCGTGGTGTCACGGAGATCCTGCTGGAGGGCCAGACCCTCGGCCCGTTCCCCGACGGCCTGCAGAAGATGGGCAACGGCTTCCTGCCCGAGGTCGGCCCCACGACCAACTACCACAACATCACGCTGCTGCTGGGCTTCACCCTGATCGCCTTCGTGGTCATCCAGGAGATGCGTGACCGCAAGCGCCAGCAGGAGTTCGCGCTCGACGTGGCGCCGCGCAACATCTTCCTGCTCAAGCTGGTCGCCATCACGGCCGCGCTGCTCACCGTGACCATGCTGCTGGCCAGCTACAAGGGCGCGCCGATCATCCTGCTGGTCCTGGGCGCGCTGGTCGTCGGCTACGGCTACCTGATGCGCAACTCCGTCTTCGGCCGGCACATCTACGCGATCGGCGGCAACCTGCCGGCCGCGAAGCTCTCCGGTGTGAAGGACAAGAAGGTCACCTTCCTGGTCTTCGTCAACATGGGCGTGCTCGCGGCCCTGGCCGGTCTGGCGATCGCCGCCCGTCTCAACGCGGCCTCGCCGAAGGCGGGTCTGAGCTACGAACTGGAGGCCATCGCCTCGGCGTTCATCGGTGGCGCGTCCATGAGCGGCGGTGTCGGCACCGTCCTCGGCGCGATCATCGGCGGTCTCGTCCTCGGCGTGCTGAACAACGGCATGAACCTCCTCAGCGTCGGCACCGACTGGCAGCAGGTCATCAAGGGCCTGGCCCTGCTGGCGGCCGTCGGGTTCGACGTGTGGAACAAGCGCAAGAGCGGTTCCTGA